The nucleotide window ACTTCCACTTTTGCTACGCCGCTCTTTTCAACAAACCATCCGGATACATTGTAAATACCGCTTATCAACTCCTCCGAACTAGGATTATCTATATATCCTACAGCATTTAGAACTTGGATACTTCTCTCTGGTAAAGTCATGACCATACCATTTTTACCTGTTTCCCTCACTGTAATTCGATGCATTCCTTCACTCAATAACGTTGTGTTCAATGTATACTGATAACCTGCATTTGCGTTATTGTACCTTGGGTAAGCTCGCTGTACATCTGGTCTCGCATCTCCGTAGCTTGCTTCCCCTATTACTTTTCCATCAATTAATACCTCAATCTTCGCTACACCACTTTCATCTAAAAACCAACCTGATACATTGTAGCTTCCGCTCATTGTTTCATCCGGTGCTGGATTATCCATATACCCCTGCGCAGATGAAATTGTTACAATTCTGTCTGGCAATGTAATGACTTGACCATTCGCCCCTGTTTCTCTTATGGTAATTCTATGTGTTCCACTGCTAAATTTCGTAGTATCCAAGGTATAGTGATAGCCCGCATGACCATTGTTATATTCCGGATAAGCTCTTTTTACATCAGGTCTTGCATCTCCATAAGCTGCACGCCCTACCACTTCGCCATCCACTAGTACCTCAATCTTGGCTACACCACTGCCATCTAAAAACCAACCTGATACAGTATGATCACCTCGAAGCGTCGTACCGGGAACCGGACTATCGATAACTCCTTTAGGTGCTCCGTATGAAAGAGAAATGCCATATGAAGCTGCAATATCCTGATAAGAAGATTGAGATGCTTTAATAATCACGGTCGTATTTACATTAACTCGATCAAACAGCCAACGAACATCAGCATTATACATACGAACACAACCGCTGCTCACCCAGCCACCAATAGAATCCTCATTGTTATTTCCATGAATGGCATATGTATTACCAGGAGTACCGTAAATGTTCATCCCCAACCATCGGTCTCCAAGCGGATTACGAGGGTCGCCCCCGGGAATGCCTCCTTTATAATACGGACGATTTTTAATCTTATTAACAATTGAAAACTTCCCTTGTGGTGTAGGGGTACTTTGCTTCCCGGTTCCTACAGGGAATTCTCTCACCAAATTTCCATACTCGAAAAAGGCAAGCTTATTGGTTGCCGTATTAATAATAATAACCTGTGAGGGTGTTGAGGCAACCACGACTAACTCTTGAGGAACAAGGAAAGCAAACAGCAAGAGAAATATGGCAAATACTTTTTTCATGTTATTCCTCCCGTTGAAAGTTACTTTTCAATTTCCTAGTAAACAACAATACTAGTACACAGCACATAGCAATATTCCTTAGTAGAATTATTAGTTTTGGCTATTTAACTCTACTGAAGTCTATACTTTTATCCATTCGCATCAGCTTTTAGGGTATTCTTTGTTTACCTTTGAAAATCAAAATCTATCACATTTTATACTTCTAATCTCTCCTCTAGTTGTTTTCATATTACAAACACTTCTACCCTCCCTTTTCTTCATTTTTATATATCAATTGATTACTTTCGACAAAATATTTCCAATACCTCCTTTAGAAGTTTAAAAATTCAGTTAAATGAACCTCATCTGTACAGGAACTGCAATTAATAAAAAAACTGCCGAATATGCTTCAGCAGTTTTTTATCCTTTATAGACCTAGTTCTTTCAAAATAGATTCAAGGGTTTTGCCATTCAACTCTGTAATAGGTGCTGGAGCATCTAAAGCTGTTGGATTTTGCTTCAAGTAGTTCTTTTGCACAAATTTTATGTCTTTTGCATTAGCGATACCATCAAAGTTGATATCAGCAGCTCGATTATTTGTATTCCACGCTTCTTGAACTGCAATTGCATCCTTAACATCAATAACATTGTCTTGATTCACATCTCCAGCAACTAGGCTGATATTGATAGAATCTGATTTCCCGTACATTTCACCCTTGTATTCGAAACCAACCTTCTGTTTCTTTTTCGTTGAGAAGTGTCCTGGTACAGTAACTTCAAATGTATATGGATTCTCGTTCAATGGAAGCGGCTCGATGTTAAAACGACCACTTCCATCCATAATATTGGAAGCATCCAAACTATATTGACCATTCGTCACCTTGAATGTTGCCCCAACTTTGGACCAATCACGTCTACCCTGATAATTTTCTCCTTCGACAAGAAAACCTTCTGGAATTAGACTTCCTTGTAAACGATTGAATTTAGGCTTCAGAAGGAATCGTTTGCCGCCGTTCAAAAGACTCACAGTCTGCCCATTTGCATCCACAATTGTAGCTGTTGGATTAATATAACCGATTGGATAAAAGAGTTGGTCTTGCACTTTCACTTTGACATTTACGATTTCTGCTCTGTCAAACACAGTTGCTTCATTAAATGTTACCTTGATTTGATTGCCGTTCACTTGGATACTTGCTTTTCCTTTGAACTTGTCCGCTAAATCTGCACTTACAAGACTCACGTGCTGAATACCATTTGGAAAAGACCACGTTGCTTCTTTTACACCTTGCAGATTATCAAGTACGAGAGCAGCCGACAAAATATCTCCGGATCTTGCTTGCTCCACGTTATGTTTAGCGTACGTAACTGGTGTTCCTTCTTTTACAAAGAAGTACTCCTTCCAATTTGCTTGGTTTCCTGCTACGTCATATCCAATTACGTTAAAGGAAAGTGACTTTGCATTTGGATTCATCGCTACTTCATCAACCCATTTTCCATCTTTATCCATATATATAGGACCATTCGGCACTGGAAGACCATACGTATATACCGCAAAGTTTGAAGATTTGTCAATTGCGATACCTACCTTTTGC belongs to Ectobacillus sp. JY-23 and includes:
- a CDS encoding Ig-like domain-containing protein: MKKVFAIFLLLFAFLVPQELVVVASTPSQVIIINTATNKLAFFEYGNLVREFPVGTGKQSTPTPQGKFSIVNKIKNRPYYKGGIPGGDPRNPLGDRWLGMNIYGTPGNTYAIHGNNNEDSIGGWVSSGCVRMYNADVRWLFDRVNVNTTVIIKASQSSYQDIAASYGISLSYGAPKGVIDSPVPGTTLRGDHTVSGWFLDGSGVAKIEVLVDGEVVGRAAYGDARPDVKRAYPEYNNGHAGYHYTLDTTKFSSGTHRITIRETGANGQVITLPDRIVTISSAQGYMDNPAPDETMSGSYNVSGWFLDESGVAKIEVLIDGKVIGEASYGDARPDVQRAYPRYNNANAGYQYTLNTTLLSEGMHRITVRETGKNGMVMTLPERSIQVLNAVGYIDNPSSEELISGIYNVSGWFVEKSGVAKVEVLVDGKAAGEAIYGDARPDVKRALPYFNNENAGYHYALDTAKFSEGTHRIAVKGIGKNGKMTILPERTVTIQNVLGYVDSPAPERTLSGKIDVAGWFLDTNHVAKIEVLVDDQVVGEAEYGEARPDVKRAFPRFNNGNAGYRYTLDTTKFNDGSHTITVKETGKNGKVTTLSKRTVKVQNVLGYVDSPAPNTTLSGKYNVSGWFVDKSGVAKVEVLVDGKVVGEAIYGEVRPDVKRAFPEFHNENAGYRYNWDTAAFSVGAHTITVRETNKNGKVTTLPERNITIKNVH